Proteins encoded in a region of the Elizabethkingia bruuniana genome:
- a CDS encoding SusC/RagA family TonB-linked outer membrane protein, with protein MFIKSAIEANIRIPIGVAVFFLGVSGIYGQNTKGKKDSLREKEIDEVVVVAYGKAKRSSYTGSVATVSGSKIETRPITNITKALEGQVPGLQAVSASGQPGETAAIRIRGIGSISASSSPLYVVDGIPYDGNINAINPNDVESISVLKDATASALYGSRGANGIIVITTKSGKKGESKINFNISQGFSGRAVKDYKQVNTDQYFQLYWEALRNGYVSPKISQSQAAQMATDNLISSLGINPYGPAYPKPVGLDGKLLPGATALWNDDWRDVLQRTASRSQVDLDLSGGNEKGNYFFSLGYLDEKGMAIESGFKRYSARLKVNSQVKSWLNAGANLSYVNTLQQAPPASDSRTDNVINAARVIPSFYPYYERNENGSYVLDKNGNRIYDFGKYRPTSALQNENAAATLPLDKNERKIDNFSGKGFLEFIFLPELRFKSSLSVDLVSLNTHYYTNLLLGQGKETGGSVSKSSDRTLSYTTSNILTYDKKFGQHHFNVLAGQEFYQYEYQVISGNRSQFSLPGYYEPDAAALLGGFSGNSDKRSLLSFLGKVEYDYQNKYFLAGSVRADGSSRFSPKNRWGTFWSVGGSWKLSSEDFVKNLNFFDQLTLRASYGGQGNDGLSTLYAYQSLYAFYNNLGEGGTAASRLPTPDLKWETNLNLNVGLEFAILNNRIRGNVEYFKRQSKDLLFTMPLAPSVGFNGYSDNIGELQNTGFEISLQTTPIKTENFRWDLDINATTTKNKITKLPKGSIVSGTKLLQVGGSVYDFFIPTWAGVDPNNGAPLWITQTTDANGNIVEGTTSEYSKATKMLQGSSLPKWIGGISTSITYKNFDFSALLSYSIGGKILDSDYTMLLSNGNTAGRAWGEEILNRWTPENRNTDVPALSTTTNNWTSTSTRFLYSGTYARLKNVSIGYTLPKDTFANLGLQRFRIYLQGENLLTFYGHKGMDPEQTVDGTTYYRYPAMRTVTFGLQATF; from the coding sequence ATGTTTATAAAATCAGCAATAGAAGCTAATATTAGAATACCGATAGGGGTAGCGGTATTCTTCCTGGGGGTTTCAGGGATCTATGGTCAGAATACAAAAGGGAAGAAAGACTCTCTTCGGGAAAAAGAAATTGATGAAGTAGTAGTAGTTGCTTATGGAAAGGCAAAGAGATCCAGCTATACTGGATCTGTGGCAACAGTTTCCGGCAGCAAAATTGAAACCAGACCAATTACCAACATTACCAAAGCTTTGGAAGGGCAGGTTCCTGGATTACAGGCTGTGAGTGCTTCAGGGCAACCAGGTGAAACAGCGGCAATCAGAATTAGAGGGATTGGTTCTATAAGTGCATCCAGTTCTCCGCTTTATGTAGTGGACGGTATTCCTTATGATGGAAATATAAATGCTATAAATCCTAATGATGTAGAATCTATCAGTGTGCTAAAAGATGCAACGGCAAGTGCGCTGTATGGCTCCAGAGGTGCAAATGGGATTATTGTAATTACCACTAAATCCGGAAAAAAAGGAGAGTCAAAAATTAACTTCAATATTAGCCAGGGATTTTCCGGGCGTGCTGTAAAAGATTATAAGCAGGTAAATACAGATCAGTACTTTCAGTTATACTGGGAAGCTCTAAGGAACGGTTATGTATCCCCTAAAATTTCTCAGAGCCAGGCGGCACAAATGGCAACAGACAATCTTATTTCCAGTTTAGGGATTAATCCATACGGTCCTGCTTATCCTAAACCGGTTGGTCTGGATGGTAAATTGTTGCCAGGAGCTACCGCTTTATGGAATGATGACTGGCGCGACGTGTTACAAAGAACTGCATCAAGAAGCCAGGTGGATTTAGACTTAAGTGGAGGTAATGAAAAAGGAAACTATTTCTTCTCCCTGGGTTATTTGGATGAGAAAGGGATGGCTATAGAATCCGGATTTAAAAGATACAGTGCCAGGTTAAAAGTAAACTCACAAGTGAAAAGCTGGTTGAATGCCGGAGCCAACTTAAGCTACGTTAATACGCTTCAGCAGGCACCACCTGCATCGGATTCCAGAACAGACAATGTGATAAATGCTGCCAGGGTAATCCCTTCATTCTATCCTTATTATGAAAGGAATGAAAATGGAAGCTATGTTTTGGATAAAAATGGAAACAGAATATACGATTTTGGTAAATACAGACCTACCAGTGCTTTACAGAATGAGAACGCAGCAGCAACACTTCCTCTGGATAAAAATGAAAGAAAAATTGATAATTTCTCTGGTAAAGGATTCTTAGAATTTATTTTCCTTCCGGAACTTAGATTCAAATCAAGCTTGTCTGTGGATTTAGTAAGTCTTAATACACATTATTACACCAACCTACTTTTAGGGCAAGGAAAAGAAACTGGTGGGTCCGTATCCAAAAGTAGTGACAGAACGCTTTCTTATACAACCAGTAATATTTTAACCTACGATAAAAAATTTGGACAGCACCATTTTAATGTATTGGCAGGACAAGAATTTTACCAGTATGAGTATCAGGTTATTTCAGGTAACAGAAGTCAGTTCTCTCTGCCGGGATATTATGAGCCAGATGCCGCAGCACTATTAGGTGGATTTAGCGGAAATAGTGATAAGAGATCATTATTGAGTTTCTTAGGTAAAGTGGAATATGATTATCAGAATAAATATTTCCTGGCCGGATCAGTAAGAGCAGACGGATCTTCAAGATTCTCTCCTAAAAATCGTTGGGGAACATTTTGGTCAGTTGGTGGATCCTGGAAACTTTCGAGCGAAGATTTTGTGAAGAATCTGAACTTTTTTGACCAGTTGACATTGCGTGCCAGCTATGGAGGGCAAGGTAATGATGGACTAAGTACATTGTACGCATATCAGAGTTTATATGCTTTTTATAACAATCTTGGTGAAGGAGGGACTGCTGCAAGCAGACTACCAACACCAGACTTGAAATGGGAGACTAACCTGAACCTGAATGTAGGATTAGAATTTGCTATTCTGAATAACCGAATCAGAGGTAATGTAGAATACTTTAAAAGACAGAGTAAAGATTTATTATTTACAATGCCACTGGCACCATCTGTAGGATTCAACGGTTATTCCGATAATATTGGTGAGCTGCAGAATACCGGATTCGAGATTAGCCTGCAGACAACACCCATAAAAACAGAAAATTTCCGTTGGGATTTGGATATCAATGCTACTACTACAAAAAATAAGATTACAAAATTACCAAAAGGTTCTATTGTTAGTGGAACAAAGCTACTGCAGGTAGGAGGATCTGTATATGACTTCTTTATTCCGACATGGGCAGGAGTGGATCCTAACAACGGAGCTCCATTATGGATAACACAAACGACAGATGCTAACGGAAATATAGTAGAGGGAACAACTTCAGAGTATTCCAAAGCAACCAAAATGCTGCAAGGCTCCTCGCTGCCTAAATGGATAGGAGGTATTAGTACGTCTATAACCTATAAAAACTTCGATTTCTCTGCACTATTATCATACAGTATAGGCGGAAAAATCCTGGATAGCGATTATACAATGCTATTGTCAAACGGGAATACTGCAGGAAGAGCTTGGGGTGAAGAAATACTGAACAGATGGACACCTGAGAACCGAAATACAGATGTTCCGGCACTTAGTACCACAACCAATAACTGGACTTCTACATCAACCAGATTCCTTTATTCCGGAACCTATGCAAGACTTAAAAATGTGAGTATAGGCTATACGTTGCCGAAAGATACTTTCGCTAATCTGGGACTTCAGAGATTCAGAATTTACCTGCAGGGCGAGAATTTATTAACATTCTACGGACATAAAGGAATGGATCCCGAACAGACAGTTGACGGAACAACCTATTACAGATATCCGGCAATGAGAACAGTGACTTTCGGATTACAGGCAACATTTTAA
- a CDS encoding RagB/SusD family nutrient uptake outer membrane protein has translation MTKIKYTLFLAFAASVFISCESELETAPTNQANEEEVFKTADNAETVVNGAWAKFNDDGTTYANIGYSTVLRASDAMGSDVAVLTNKYGFNSAYAFTDLVNNTGSRTLFVWNLFYSAINNMNNVLSRIDNIEGSQEKKDQVKGQAKAFRAFCYLNLASFYQFSYQKDKTALTVPIYTQPATINSVGNNRASLEELYTLIKSDLLDAKNLLKSYKRNNKDKIDLSVVNGLLARTYLNTGEWLKAADAANTARTGYAFMPTEKYSEGFNDIGNSEWIWGHGQTQEQSSESYAFHYLDVSSSGSYYYSFMADPFFKDLFDTNDIRYQLFEWDGLKGREGLLRYKKFKFKPNLIADIVYMRSAEMYLIAAEGYARSGNASEAVANLNLLKAARKANLYNGSLNTEAVLKEVLIERRKELFGEGFSLSDIIRTQGKVVRNPYTTADGKPIKVKVTTPDGTVKEVDARGHSVFTFPDKTEFVPNSRYYIFPIPQKETESNPNL, from the coding sequence ATGACAAAAATAAAATATACATTGTTTCTGGCTTTTGCAGCTTCTGTTTTTATAAGTTGTGAGAGTGAGTTGGAAACAGCGCCTACTAACCAGGCAAATGAAGAAGAGGTTTTTAAAACTGCGGATAATGCAGAAACGGTAGTTAATGGGGCCTGGGCAAAATTTAATGATGACGGAACTACCTATGCAAATATTGGCTACTCTACGGTACTTCGAGCAAGTGATGCAATGGGAAGTGATGTTGCGGTACTGACTAATAAATATGGATTCAACTCTGCTTATGCATTTACAGATCTTGTAAATAATACCGGATCACGTACTTTATTTGTTTGGAATCTGTTTTACTCTGCAATAAACAACATGAACAATGTGCTCAGCAGAATAGATAATATAGAAGGTTCACAGGAAAAGAAAGATCAGGTAAAAGGACAGGCAAAAGCTTTCAGAGCTTTTTGTTACCTTAATCTGGCAAGTTTTTATCAGTTTAGCTATCAGAAAGACAAAACAGCCTTAACAGTGCCAATTTATACCCAGCCGGCTACTATTAATTCGGTAGGTAATAATAGAGCGAGTCTCGAAGAACTTTATACCCTTATAAAAAGTGATCTTCTGGATGCTAAAAATTTACTGAAAAGCTATAAGCGAAACAACAAAGATAAGATCGATCTGTCTGTTGTTAATGGGCTTTTAGCGAGAACTTACCTGAATACGGGAGAATGGCTGAAAGCTGCTGATGCTGCAAATACAGCAAGAACAGGATATGCTTTTATGCCAACTGAAAAATATTCAGAAGGTTTCAACGATATTGGTAACTCCGAGTGGATTTGGGGGCATGGACAAACGCAAGAGCAATCTAGTGAAAGTTATGCATTCCACTATCTGGATGTATCTTCTTCCGGTAGTTACTATTATAGCTTTATGGCAGATCCGTTCTTTAAAGATTTATTTGATACAAATGATATAAGATATCAGTTATTCGAATGGGACGGATTAAAAGGACGTGAAGGTCTACTGAGATATAAAAAGTTCAAATTCAAACCGAATTTAATTGCTGATATTGTATACATGAGATCTGCTGAAATGTATCTGATTGCAGCAGAAGGCTACGCAAGATCCGGAAATGCATCTGAAGCAGTAGCGAACCTGAATCTTCTAAAGGCTGCCAGAAAAGCAAATCTTTATAATGGAAGTCTGAATACAGAAGCGGTTCTAAAAGAAGTGCTGATTGAAAGGCGAAAAGAATTATTCGGCGAAGGGTTTTCATTATCCGATATTATCCGTACTCAGGGAAAAGTTGTAAGAAATCCTTATACAACCGCCGATGGAAAGCCTATAAAAGTTAAAGTGACGACACCTGATGGTACAGTAAAAGAGGTAGATGCAAGAGGACATTCTGTATTTACTTTCCCTGATAAAACTGAATTTGTGCCTAATAGTCGCTATTACATATTCCCAATACCACAAAAAGAAACGGAAAGCAATCCTAATCTTTAA
- a CDS encoding endonuclease MutS2, with product MIYPDNFEEKIGINTIREFIIEKCHSVLGAEKVTSMAFSSDYTTVSAWLEQTHEFLQIVQSKEDFPADNYLDLRQTLINIDKDPTVWLSEDDVSGLGNSLMTIDRIVDFLNNTRTADGSLKYPMLHAMSGEIKTFSQFVQKAYSILDKSGRIKDNASHLLADIRKNKTEAAKEITRKMQAAIRSAQSQGIVSKEVFSDMRNGYLVIPVNASYKRRIKGEVRGDSGSGRTVYIEPEAVVEATNRLKELEADERWEVIRILTEFTNMLRPEVADLLISYDFLGTIDFIRAKALFSARINAVKPVFENKQQVNWIQAVHPLLNITLRQQNKKAAPLDIILNQENRILVVSGVNAGGKSLCLKTAALLQYMLQCGLLIPVRSDSHAGIFGHIFMDIGDGQSIENSLSTYTSHLKNMKFFVEHNDDKTLLLIDEFGSGTEPQIGGAIAETLLERFNRKRSFGLITTHFQNLKQFAYETKGIVNGAMLYDVEEMKPLYKLAIGSPGSSFAIEVARKTGLPEDIIIDSAERIGTEFVNMDNLLQSIVRDRLYWEKKRNETDESEERLYGNCVRKTLNENRESETTAEILVVGIGDKVKLEGQTAIGTVLDIKGKQATVVFGVIKSIVKYERLIRFE from the coding sequence ATGATTTACCCGGATAATTTTGAAGAAAAAATAGGAATTAATACAATCCGAGAATTTATTATAGAAAAATGCCATAGTGTACTTGGAGCAGAAAAAGTGACATCAATGGCATTTTCATCCGATTATACAACAGTTTCAGCATGGCTGGAACAAACACATGAATTTTTACAGATTGTGCAGAGCAAAGAAGATTTTCCGGCAGATAACTATCTGGATCTTCGGCAAACTCTGATTAATATAGACAAAGACCCGACAGTATGGTTGTCGGAGGATGATGTTTCCGGACTTGGAAATTCCCTTATGACTATTGATCGTATTGTAGATTTTTTAAACAATACCAGAACGGCAGATGGTAGTCTGAAATATCCGATGCTTCATGCTATGAGTGGAGAAATAAAAACATTTTCACAATTTGTACAAAAAGCATATTCTATATTGGACAAATCCGGACGTATAAAAGATAATGCTTCACATCTGTTGGCGGACATCCGTAAAAATAAAACAGAAGCTGCTAAAGAGATTACGAGAAAGATGCAGGCAGCTATTCGCAGTGCACAGTCGCAAGGTATTGTTTCAAAAGAAGTATTCTCAGATATGCGCAATGGCTATTTGGTGATTCCTGTAAATGCTTCCTATAAAAGAAGAATAAAAGGTGAGGTACGGGGAGATTCCGGAAGTGGTAGAACTGTGTATATAGAACCGGAAGCAGTAGTGGAGGCAACAAACAGACTTAAGGAGCTGGAAGCCGATGAACGTTGGGAAGTCATAAGGATATTAACAGAGTTTACCAATATGTTAAGACCAGAAGTTGCGGACCTGTTGATATCATATGATTTTCTGGGGACTATTGATTTTATCAGAGCAAAGGCCTTATTTTCTGCACGTATAAATGCTGTAAAACCTGTTTTTGAAAATAAACAGCAGGTGAATTGGATCCAGGCTGTGCACCCATTACTCAATATCACTCTGAGGCAGCAGAATAAAAAAGCTGCTCCGTTAGATATTATCCTGAACCAGGAAAACAGAATACTTGTAGTGTCCGGTGTTAATGCGGGAGGGAAGTCTTTGTGTCTAAAAACAGCAGCATTGCTTCAGTATATGCTTCAGTGTGGATTACTAATTCCGGTTAGATCTGACTCGCATGCAGGAATTTTCGGCCATATTTTTATGGATATAGGAGATGGACAAAGTATAGAAAACAGCCTTAGTACTTATACTTCGCATCTGAAGAATATGAAATTCTTCGTGGAGCATAATGATGATAAAACACTTTTGTTGATAGATGAGTTTGGAAGTGGAACAGAGCCGCAAATAGGAGGGGCTATTGCAGAAACATTGTTGGAAAGATTTAACCGTAAGCGCAGCTTTGGACTTATTACAACACACTTTCAGAATCTAAAACAATTTGCCTATGAAACTAAAGGTATTGTTAATGGAGCAATGTTGTATGATGTTGAAGAAATGAAGCCTTTATACAAATTGGCTATAGGGAGTCCGGGGAGCTCTTTTGCGATTGAAGTAGCGCGAAAAACAGGACTTCCCGAAGATATTATTATAGATTCGGCAGAAAGAATAGGAACTGAGTTTGTTAATATGGATAATCTCCTGCAGTCAATAGTAAGGGACAGACTTTATTGGGAGAAAAAAAGAAATGAAACAGATGAGTCAGAAGAGCGATTGTATGGTAATTGTGTACGAAAAACTTTAAATGAAAATAGAGAGAGTGAAACTACTGCAGAAATTTTAGTTGTTGGAATTGGAGATAAAGTAAAGTTGGAAGGTCAGACAGCTATAGGAACTGTTTTGGATATAAAAGGCAAACAAGCTACAGTTGTATTTGGGGTTATAAAAAGTATAGTCAAGTATGAACGTCTGATCCGCTTTGAATAA
- a CDS encoding sugar porter family MFS transporter — protein MQSAINSGIIYKATLVASVGGLLFGYDTAVISGAIGFMRSFYNLSDIMTGWVASCALLGCIAGAMYSGKLSDCAGRKKILMLSAVLFTISSIGTAIAPNLWVFVLFRIIGGMGIGIASMLSPMYISEMAPASVRGRLISVFQLGIVTGILVIYFVNAYIAGIHNEAWNISTGWRWMFGSGVIPSIIFILLLLTVPESPRWLASQKKQSEALAILSQINGNTAAQKELNSINESLKDEAPFSLATLKGPKLKKALITGIFLAVFSQFTGINAIMYYAPEIFKSTGTGTDSAFIQTILVGVINVAFTLVAIKYVDSWGRKKLLLSGISGMTICLFIVGLAFYTQQQGYLVLIAILGYIAFFAMSLGPLTFVVIAEIFPTRSRATAMSIATFFLWLAVFLVSQTFPILIGSIGSAYTFWLYTLISVLTFLFIRKSIPETKGKTLEEIEASWTKE, from the coding sequence ATGCAATCAGCAATTAATTCAGGCATTATTTACAAAGCCACTCTTGTGGCTTCTGTTGGCGGATTATTATTTGGCTATGATACCGCTGTAATATCGGGCGCTATAGGTTTTATGCGCAGCTTTTATAATCTTTCAGATATTATGACAGGGTGGGTCGCCTCCTGCGCATTATTAGGATGCATTGCAGGCGCTATGTATTCTGGTAAGCTCAGTGATTGTGCAGGGCGAAAAAAGATACTAATGCTGTCAGCTGTACTCTTTACTATTTCTTCTATTGGTACAGCAATAGCTCCTAACCTATGGGTTTTTGTTCTGTTCCGTATTATAGGAGGAATGGGAATAGGCATTGCGTCAATGCTTTCCCCTATGTATATTTCCGAAATGGCTCCGGCTTCAGTAAGAGGTCGATTAATTTCTGTTTTTCAGCTTGGGATTGTTACCGGAATTCTTGTTATTTATTTTGTAAACGCATACATTGCAGGCATACACAATGAAGCTTGGAATATTTCTACAGGATGGCGGTGGATGTTTGGTTCCGGCGTTATTCCTTCCATAATTTTTATACTGTTATTGCTAACTGTACCTGAAAGTCCGCGTTGGCTTGCCAGTCAAAAGAAACAATCTGAAGCTTTGGCTATTCTAAGCCAGATCAACGGTAATACAGCTGCACAAAAGGAACTCAACTCTATTAATGAATCCCTGAAGGATGAAGCTCCTTTTTCTTTAGCCACACTAAAAGGCCCCAAATTAAAAAAAGCTCTGATTACCGGTATATTTCTAGCTGTATTTTCACAATTTACTGGGATCAATGCGATAATGTATTATGCACCGGAGATTTTTAAATCAACAGGCACAGGTACGGATTCCGCATTTATACAAACCATACTCGTAGGTGTTATTAATGTTGCTTTCACTCTTGTCGCCATAAAATATGTAGACTCTTGGGGACGAAAAAAGCTATTACTCTCAGGTATTTCTGGCATGACCATATGTCTTTTTATTGTAGGTCTTGCATTTTATACACAACAGCAGGGTTATCTGGTTCTTATTGCAATACTGGGTTATATCGCCTTTTTTGCCATGTCGCTTGGCCCGCTTACATTCGTGGTTATTGCTGAAATTTTCCCCACAAGATCTCGGGCAACGGCAATGTCTATTGCTACTTTTTTTCTGTGGCTGGCTGTATTTCTTGTATCCCAGACCTTTCCTATCCTAATAGGATCTATAGGCAGCGCTTATACTTTCTGGTTATACACTCTGATCTCTGTACTCACCTTTCTATTCATTCGGAAAAGCATTCCTGAGACTAAAGGCAAAACACTGGAAGAAATAGAAGCAAGCTGGACAAAGGAATAA
- a CDS encoding class I mannose-6-phosphate isomerase, with protein sequence MKSNFNKFPVIEIQNHNCISGWENIAEEIETRAPKVIAIECYSGVYTEEINVSLQELLKPELIINTIEAMKPESEISALVQAFVTDDPVFGNLTSLELENYFDISKVNSLRNRIAATNNLIIVTGPGATLIARQADLCIYADMPRWEIQLRYRKDTVCNLGKTNYTDSFAYKYKHAYFVDWRVCDRYKKRILSNCQLFLDTTKPHQPKMISTNALYDAMQETIKRPFRVVPFFDPGPWGGQWLKEVCDLDRSLPNYAWGFDCVPEENSLLLGFGDQIVEIPSVNLVFFQSEALLGKQVYKGFGDEFPIRFDFLDTMEGGNLSLQVHPLKEYIKEKFGMSYTQDESYYILDAGEDSFVYLGLKENINPDEMMKDLEAAQNDNIIFDAEKYVQKWDVHKHDHVSIPAGTVHCSGANTVVLEISATPYIFTFKLWDWGRMGLDGKPRPISLEHGKNVIQWDRTTSWTKENILNLTESVSDGDGWREERTGLDALSFIETRRHWFTKKVVHHTRGVVNVINLIEGREVIVESPDNSFEPYIIHYAETFIVPANIDTYTITPHGESTGQECATIKASIRTNMIAEKVLK encoded by the coding sequence ATGAAATCAAATTTTAATAAATTCCCTGTCATCGAAATACAAAATCACAACTGTATAAGCGGATGGGAAAACATTGCAGAGGAAATTGAGACACGCGCACCTAAGGTAATAGCTATTGAATGTTATTCCGGTGTATATACCGAGGAGATTAACGTTTCATTACAAGAATTACTAAAGCCGGAATTAATCATAAATACCATAGAGGCAATGAAACCGGAAAGCGAAATTTCTGCACTGGTACAAGCCTTTGTAACAGACGACCCTGTATTTGGTAATTTAACATCACTGGAGCTGGAAAATTATTTTGATATTTCTAAAGTAAACAGCCTTCGTAATCGTATAGCCGCTACCAATAATCTTATAATCGTTACCGGCCCCGGAGCTACGTTAATAGCACGACAGGCAGATCTTTGCATTTATGCAGACATGCCACGATGGGAAATACAATTACGCTACCGTAAAGATACTGTCTGTAACCTGGGCAAAACTAATTATACCGACTCTTTCGCCTATAAATATAAGCATGCATATTTTGTAGACTGGCGCGTATGCGACCGTTATAAAAAACGAATATTAAGCAACTGCCAACTCTTTCTGGACACAACCAAACCTCATCAGCCAAAAATGATAAGTACCAATGCTTTATACGATGCTATGCAGGAAACCATAAAACGTCCATTCAGAGTCGTTCCGTTTTTTGACCCCGGTCCATGGGGAGGACAATGGCTGAAAGAAGTTTGTGATCTGGACAGAAGTCTGCCTAACTATGCATGGGGATTCGATTGTGTTCCGGAAGAAAATAGTCTCTTGTTAGGGTTCGGTGATCAGATAGTGGAAATACCATCTGTAAATCTGGTATTTTTCCAATCGGAAGCTTTATTAGGAAAACAAGTATACAAAGGATTTGGTGATGAATTCCCTATCCGTTTCGACTTTCTGGACACTATGGAAGGAGGTAACCTCAGCCTACAGGTACACCCCCTAAAAGAGTATATCAAAGAAAAATTTGGCATGTCTTATACACAAGATGAAAGCTATTATATACTAGATGCCGGAGAAGATTCTTTTGTGTACCTTGGATTAAAAGAAAATATTAATCCCGATGAGATGATGAAAGATCTGGAAGCTGCACAAAACGACAATATAATTTTTGATGCAGAAAAATATGTACAGAAATGGGATGTTCATAAACACGATCATGTATCCATACCTGCAGGGACAGTACATTGTTCGGGAGCAAACACCGTTGTTTTAGAAATTAGTGCCACCCCCTACATTTTCACATTCAAGCTATGGGATTGGGGCCGCATGGGACTTGATGGCAAACCGCGTCCAATATCTTTGGAACATGGTAAAAACGTAATACAATGGGATCGTACAACATCGTGGACAAAAGAGAATATACTAAACCTTACAGAATCTGTTTCTGACGGTGACGGATGGCGGGAAGAACGTACAGGATTGGATGCTCTATCTTTCATCGAAACCAGGAGGCATTGGTTTACTAAAAAGGTAGTTCACCATACCAGAGGCGTAGTTAACGTCATTAATCTTATAGAAGGCAGAGAAGTTATTGTAGAAAGCCCTGACAACAGCTTTGAACCTTATATTATCCATTATGCAGAAACATTCATAGTACCGGCGAATATTGATACTTACACGATAACACCGCATGGAGAAAGTACCGGTCAGGAATGCGCAACAATAAAAGCAAGCATACGTACAAATATGATTGCTGAAAAAGTTTTAAAATAG
- a CDS encoding ROK family protein, whose product MSKPVIAIDMGGTKIKIGIVHQDTILASASIDSYSGEGLRPRLPLIKEIVDKLLERTETPITRVSGLGISSPGIVDNHRKRILSVDKKFSDAPGINLEEWCLLTFGIPFFIENDARSALLGEWKYGNAKDADNVILMTLGTGIGSAAVTEGRLLRGKHFTAGIMGGHFVINYKGRMCNCGNKGCVETEASTWNITNIAKSEKGFTKSRLADFPVIDYELIFRLAGEGDATAIHLRDQSLQAWSASAINLIHAYDPEILVLTGGIMASSNYIIPYIRKQVETHAWTPWGKVDIREGKFPATAALLGIAHVVNNG is encoded by the coding sequence ATGTCAAAACCAGTTATTGCCATAGACATGGGTGGCACCAAAATAAAAATTGGAATTGTTCATCAAGATACTATTCTGGCATCAGCTTCTATAGATTCTTATTCAGGAGAAGGTCTGAGACCAAGACTGCCCCTTATAAAAGAAATTGTGGATAAGCTATTGGAAAGAACAGAAACTCCCATTACAAGAGTATCTGGGCTTGGTATTTCTTCACCAGGAATTGTTGATAACCATAGAAAAAGGATACTATCTGTGGATAAAAAATTCAGTGATGCACCGGGTATAAATTTGGAAGAATGGTGCTTACTAACATTCGGAATTCCTTTTTTTATAGAAAACGATGCCCGCTCCGCTCTTCTCGGAGAATGGAAATATGGAAACGCAAAAGATGCTGACAATGTAATACTGATGACACTAGGTACAGGAATAGGAAGTGCAGCGGTCACAGAAGGTCGATTACTAAGAGGCAAACACTTCACCGCAGGTATAATGGGCGGACATTTTGTTATCAATTATAAAGGCAGGATGTGTAACTGCGGAAATAAGGGATGTGTAGAAACAGAAGCTTCTACCTGGAATATTACCAACATTGCAAAATCAGAAAAGGGTTTCACAAAAAGCAGGCTGGCAGATTTTCCGGTAATTGATTACGAGCTCATCTTCAGATTGGCCGGAGAAGGAGATGCAACTGCTATACATCTGCGAGACCAGAGCCTACAGGCATGGTCAGCTTCTGCCATCAATCTCATCCATGCTTACGATCCGGAAATACTGGTGCTTACTGGCGGGATTATGGCAAGCAGCAATTACATCATTCCCTATATCAGAAAACAGGTTGAAACTCATGCGTGGACTCCTTGGGGAAAAGTTGACATCAGGGAAGGGAAATTCCCGGCAACTGCAGCGTTACTAGGCATCGCCCATGTGGTAAATAATGGATAA